Proteins from one Streptococcus mitis B6 genomic window:
- the rpsB gene encoding 30S ribosomal protein S2: MAVISMKQLLEAGVHFGHQTRRWNPKMAKYIFTERNGIHVIDLQQTVKYADQAYDFMRDAAANDAVVLFVGTKKQAADAVAEEAVRSGQYFINHRWLGGTLTNWGTIQKRIARLKEIKRMEEDGTFEVLPKKEVALLNKQRARLEKFLGGIEDMPRIPDVMYVVDPHKEQIAVKEAKKLGIPVVAMVDTNTDPDDIDVIIPANDDAIRAVKLITAKLADAIIEGRQGEDAAAVEAEFAASEAQADSIEEIVEVVEGDNA, from the coding sequence ATGGCAGTAATTTCAATGAAACAACTTCTTGAGGCTGGTGTACACTTTGGTCACCAAACTCGTCGCTGGAACCCTAAGATGGCTAAGTACATCTTCACTGAGCGTAACGGAATTCACGTTATCGACTTACAACAAACTGTAAAATATGCTGACCAAGCTTACGATTTTATGCGTGATGCAGCAGCTAACGATGCAGTTGTATTGTTCGTTGGTACTAAGAAACAAGCAGCTGATGCAGTTGCTGAAGAAGCAGTACGTTCAGGTCAATACTTCATCAACCACCGTTGGTTGGGTGGAACTCTTACAAACTGGGGAACAATCCAAAAACGTATCGCTCGTTTGAAAGAAATCAAACGTATGGAAGAAGATGGAACTTTTGAAGTTCTTCCTAAGAAAGAAGTTGCACTTCTTAACAAACAACGTGCACGTCTTGAAAAATTCTTGGGTGGTATCGAAGATATGCCTCGTATCCCAGATGTGATGTACGTAGTTGACCCACATAAAGAGCAAATCGCTGTTAAAGAAGCTAAAAAATTGGGAATCCCAGTTGTAGCGATGGTTGACACAAATACTGATCCAGATGATATCGATGTAATCATCCCAGCTAACGATGATGCTATCCGCGCTGTTAAATTGATCACAGCTAAATTGGCTGACGCTATCATCGAAGGACGTCAAGGTGAAGATGCAGCAGCAGTTGAAGCAGAATTTGCAGCTTCTGAAGCTCAAGCAGATTCAATTGAAGAAATCGTTGAAGTTGTAGAAGGCGACAACGCTTAA
- the pcsB gene encoding peptidoglycan hydrolase PcsB: MKKKILASLLLSTVMVSQVAVLTTAHAETTDDKIAAQDNKISNLTAQQQEAQKQVDQVQEQVSAIQTEQSNLQSENDRLQAESKKLEGEITELSKNIVSRNDSLQKQARSAQTNGAATNYINTIVNSKSITEAISRVAAMSEIVSANNKMLEQQKADKKAISEKQVANNDAINTVIANQQKLADDAQSLTTKQAELKAAELNLAAEKATAEDEKASLLEKKAAAEAEAKAAAEAEAAYKAKQASQQQTVVASGNTTFTAQVQAVSTTSSSSSSESSSSESSSSSASTESTSYTPAPVKHRPTYSTNASSYPTGECTWGAKTLAPWAGDYWGNGAQWATSAAAAGFRTGSTPQVGAIACWNDGGYGHVAVVTAVSSSTSIQVSESNYGGNRTIGNKRGWFNPTTTSEGFVTYIYPN; encoded by the coding sequence ATGAAGAAAAAAATCTTAGCGTCACTTTTACTAAGTACAGTAATGGTTTCTCAAGTAGCTGTTTTAACAACTGCGCATGCAGAAACTACTGATGACAAAATTGCTGCTCAAGATAATAAAATTAGTAACTTAACAGCACAACAACAAGAAGCCCAAAAACAAGTTGATCAAGTTCAGGAGCAAGTATCTGCTATTCAAACAGAGCAATCAAACTTGCAATCTGAAAATGATAGACTACAAGCAGAATCTAAAAAGCTTGAGGGTGAAATTACAGAACTTTCTAAGAATATTGTATCTCGCAATGATTCATTACAAAAACAAGCTCGTAGTGCTCAAACAAATGGAGCTGCAACAAATTACATTAATACAATTGTAAACTCAAAATCAATTACAGAAGCTATTTCACGTGTTGCTGCAATGAGTGAAATCGTATCTGCAAACAACAAAATGTTGGAACAACAAAAAGCAGATAAAAAAGCTATTTCTGAAAAACAAGTAGCAAACAATGATGCAATTAATACAGTTATTGCAAATCAGCAAAAACTAGCTGATGATGCTCAATCATTAACTACAAAACAAGCTGAGTTAAAAGCTGCAGAATTGAATCTTGCTGCTGAAAAGGCTACTGCAGAGGATGAAAAAGCAAGTTTACTCGAGAAAAAAGCTGCAGCAGAAGCAGAAGCTAAAGCAGCTGCAGAAGCAGAAGCAGCTTATAAAGCTAAACAAGCAAGTCAACAACAAACAGTAGTTGCTTCTGGAAATACAACTTTTACAGCACAGGTTCAAGCAGTATCTACTACTTCTTCATCAAGTTCATCTGAGTCAAGTTCGTCTGAATCATCTTCAAGCAGTGCTTCAACAGAATCAACAAGCTACACTCCTGCACCAGTAAAACATCGCCCAACATACAGTACAAATGCTTCAAGTTATCCAACAGGAGAGTGTACATGGGGAGCTAAGACATTGGCACCTTGGGCTGGAGACTACTGGGGTAATGGAGCACAGTGGGCTACAAGTGCAGCAGCTGCAGGATTCCGTACAGGATCTACACCTCAAGTTGGTGCGATTGCATGTTGGAATGATGGTGGATATGGACACGTAGCCGTAGTTACAGCTGTTTCATCATCAACAAGTATCCAAGTATCTGAATCAAACTATGGTGGAAATCGTACAATCGGAAATAAACGTGGTTGGTTCAATCCTACTACAACTTCAGAAGGTTTTGTAACATATATCTATCCAAACTAA
- the mreD gene encoding rod shape-determining protein MreD, whose amino-acid sequence MRQLKRVGVFLLLPFFVLIDAHISQLLGSFFPHVQLASHFLFLFLLFETIEVSEYFYLAYCFVVGLVYDIYFFHLIGIATLLFVLLGAFLHKFNSVILLNRWTRMLAIIVMTFLFEMGAYILALVVGLTVDSMSLFIVYSLVPSMILNLIWMIIFQFIFEKFYL is encoded by the coding sequence ATGAGACAGTTGAAGCGAGTTGGAGTATTTTTATTGCTTCCTTTCTTTGTTCTAATTGATGCCCATATTAGCCAGCTTTTGGGCTCATTTTTTCCCCATGTACAGTTAGCCAGTCATTTTCTATTTTTGTTTCTCTTATTTGAGACGATTGAAGTATCAGAGTATTTCTATTTAGCTTATTGTTTTGTAGTGGGTTTGGTTTATGACATTTACTTTTTCCACTTGATAGGGATTGCGACTTTGTTGTTCGTCTTATTGGGGGCATTTCTCCATAAATTTAATAGCGTTATCTTATTGAATCGTTGGACGAGAATGTTGGCAATTATTGTCATGACTTTTCTATTTGAGATGGGAGCTTATATACTTGCATTAGTGGTAGGTTTAACTGTGGATAGTATGTCTTTATTTATAGTCTATAGTTTAGTACCATCAATGATTTTGAATCTTATATGGATGATTATTTTTCAGTTTATTTTTGAAAAATTTTATCTATAA
- the mreC gene encoding rod shape-determining protein MreC, with the protein MNRFKKSKYVIIVFVTVLLVSALLATTYSSTIVTRLGDGISLVDRVVQKPFQWFDSVKSDLAHLTRTYNENESLKKQIYQLEVKSNEAESLKMENEQLRQLLDMKSKLQATKTLAADVIMRSPVSWKQELTLDAGKSKGASENMLAIANGGLIGSVSKVEENSTMVNLLTNTENADKISVKIQHGSTTIYGIIVGYDKENEVLKISQLNSSSDISAGDKVTTGGLGNFNVADIPVGEVVATTHSTDYLTREVTVKLSADTHNVSVIELVGNS; encoded by the coding sequence ATGAACCGTTTTAAAAAATCAAAATATGTCATTATTGTTTTTGTCACTGTTCTGCTTGTCTCAGCTCTCTTAGCGACGACTTATTCAAGTACAATTGTGACAAGATTAGGAGATGGAATCTCATTGGTTGATAGGGTTGTGCAAAAACCTTTTCAGTGGTTTGATTCTGTCAAATCAGATTTGGCTCATTTGACACGAACTTATAATGAAAATGAAAGTTTGAAGAAACAGATTTACCAATTAGAAGTTAAATCAAATGAGGCGGAAAGTTTAAAGATGGAAAATGAACAACTGCGCCAATTGCTTGATATGAAGTCCAAGTTGCAAGCTACAAAGACTTTAGCAGCGGATGTTATTATGCGTTCTCCAGTATCTTGGAAACAGGAATTGACCTTAGATGCAGGCAAATCAAAAGGGGCTTCTGAGAATATGTTAGCAATTGCAAATGGTGGCTTGATTGGGAGTGTCTCAAAAGTAGAGGAGAACTCTACCATGGTCAACCTTCTGACAAATACAGAAAATGCTGATAAGATTTCTGTTAAAATTCAACATGGTTCTACTACAATTTATGGGATTATCGTTGGCTATGACAAGGAAAATGAAGTTCTAAAAATTAGTCAATTAAATAGTAGTAGCGATATTAGTGCAGGAGATAAGGTGACCACTGGTGGATTAGGAAACTTTAACGTTGCTGATATTCCTGTTGGTGAAGTGGTTGCCACAACGCATAGTACGGACTACTTGACACGAGAAGTAACTGTTAAATTAAGTGCAGATACTCATAATGTGAGTGTGATAGAATTAGTGGGGAATTCATAA
- a CDS encoding energy-coupling factor transporter transmembrane component T family protein: protein MDSMILGRYIPGDSIVHRLDPRSKLLAMMLLILIVFWANNPLTNLILFIATGIFIALSGVSLSFVIQGLKSMFFLIAFTTIFQLFFISNGNVLFEFSFVRITDYALQQAGIIFCRFVLIIFFSTLLTLTTMPLSLASAVEALLAPLKRVKVPVHEIGLMLSMSLRFVPTLMDDTTRIMNAQKARGVDFGEGSIVQKVKAMIPILIPLFATSLKRADSLAIAMEARGYQGGKGRSQYRQLKWTRKDTLTILVIIILGCCLFFLKS, encoded by the coding sequence ATGGATAGTATGATTTTGGGGCGTTATATCCCAGGAGATTCGATTGTTCACCGATTGGATCCACGTAGCAAATTACTGGCTATGATGCTACTGATTTTAATCGTTTTTTGGGCTAATAATCCCTTGACGAATCTAATTCTTTTCATAGCGACAGGGATATTTATTGCCTTGTCAGGAGTATCTCTTTCGTTTGTTATTCAGGGCTTGAAGTCTATGTTTTTCTTGATTGCCTTCACAACTATTTTTCAACTATTTTTCATTTCTAATGGGAATGTTTTATTTGAGTTTTCGTTTGTGAGAATCACGGATTATGCTTTGCAACAAGCTGGGATTATTTTTTGTCGTTTTGTATTGATTATTTTCTTTTCAACTTTGTTAACCTTAACAACCATGCCCTTAAGTTTGGCATCAGCTGTCGAAGCTCTATTAGCACCTTTAAAGCGTGTGAAAGTTCCAGTTCATGAAATTGGCTTAATGCTATCTATGAGTTTGCGTTTTGTTCCGACCTTAATGGATGATACGACGCGGATTATGAATGCACAGAAAGCGCGTGGAGTGGATTTTGGTGAAGGAAGCATTGTTCAAAAGGTGAAGGCTATGATTCCCATTTTGATTCCTCTTTTTGCAACAAGTTTAAAACGTGCGGATTCCTTGGCTATCGCTATGGAAGCGCGTGGTTATCAGGGGGGAAAAGGCAGAAGTCAATACCGACAATTGAAATGGACTCGAAAGGATACGCTGACCATTCTTGTTATTATCATACTTGGTTGTTGCTTATTTTTCTTAAAATCTTAG